In Paroedura picta isolate Pp20150507F chromosome 6, Ppicta_v3.0, whole genome shotgun sequence, one genomic interval encodes:
- the BRCA2 gene encoding breast cancer type 2 susceptibility protein isoform X2, producing the protein MDKKNVPTSKGRSSFFEMFKTQCSESDLGPISLNWFEELSSEVPPYDSRISEDAEFKASCLDQCTFKMPKKKLFANSQFASTPMIFKEQSKILPLSGSPMKEMDQSKTEADIPVSEAPATRTRVDQSDDVINPPSNTCLMASPAVLRNICGTPLGNKSVLNGSLLSTPKIFQAQTPKCISESLGAEADPEMSWSSSLATPPTLSPTVLIATRDKAVSGKKQHSERLASIMQELLSKYGRSPDKNSTNILSTTGIENLCSEDDRKNQNFGKLLGSCFGTDILPSKLNQNTPNKDEELHEESDTAGEPESIFSVCLTNGKTFHREMRTAKWRKNNYDKAKHDGLQENNAVKGDSKDVNTETYETELNSSKYNLHRMIIPGSRTQNYCADQINIRVEEEMPSSVLSAWSQLDLSGLEITQLEKVSSCSSVSPPNIYAKRNSEDHIPSTSKENAHTSTLESHILNTSSLINVHKLLNANSPEKPAGSKNSSASIEMLNSPALMKGCETKQASVINDSENASFLMENTTLTDLEVHSSCHHKYSKENAKISSGSPGDSILTPAAGNGNGLRKSGLTTISSLSSFKRRPRKFVYSLKDTSVCQEEGTTQTDGSFFMPSGTELKSSNTEVDQTAIGNEGQTEEPSSCNEYAEETQKVEFEKKRTWTNSTPFNKKTTRRTDQLSILLDTDWKNETHLPSHLIAANQGRESSENSVHTSSCKDTSGKENSEKCAHITSCNSSREESLQESELARQTLKRGNRQAPLGLVVQHSLNCSTQMAELGHLSKETSEPNLDEPSNLVGLEKSLDPRQPLPDNDEPMQLGHASHKEKSLDLRQPLGNNYKQIQLEHASHNKNQGYVGFKTSSNKQIALSEDNIRKGKLVFKDIEKESLKDFPSEQMLYIPNKTVQENAKISSVRMNKSNKSISNLSHVSDSQMSLIKLSGTKRMFSEFFLNPSFQNVLKHQQPERKQILTASEEAEVAELSNILEETGSQFEFTQLRKQRGMLQNSACKESGSTDKHEITKLDLNSEAWKDDFKESCRSKPQRNSDLSPHKYSNTPEESAVQKHTNEEATFNLSSRKQYRECSVPNALSLHCSLSDLVECRSARRKESPVSSEIFNKPADLVRDLDGVGEMHSLHRTKLKNNCSNRCDPCWNDPKYIKEAGIDWHQMINAASAEYMMKNNVRDTVNFIKENMEKKSSGTGYNQDNIINVSTTTEVNLKIVQQYSIRVTGNDLSTIENNHSILVSRHFINREETQCNDLQESLSDLTCLVEVAKTEQNSILNNIDEKENLNSNQQEKKIEGGYLVHTTADQNILVPQIRKDKVLHVLASCSVGEQLDDASSTSCEKTDIGNKKGAITPVKKSIGLNQNGNLKHKSTMGFCTASGKQIAVSDKSLAKARCILSDDTTFSEKDGLISNFVSPGIQHSIKEKENEDITQIQNESEDRFEEYNEVLNIKNAYDNSLDLLHGDITIKPSENPETVKKHTLEINTSEQRKKCDITEGLVTENNPACTPNTTDALKNAFVSFDDQYLHVEEESGIYARQEIQKLSSRNPSNVFIHNNKHWDLISSKTSSPVLKSECSALCHSLDNNDTNSNTETLISMSQTTSPEIFNAEKCITLKDIPQNVDFTSQKCNLNLLETNNLLKDSFSEISSSASNLLTSRPVAFSTANGKAVRISEEALKKVRQLLQTDCYESTKQNTEFHSETSKHGILESCSGALGTSEKIAAENSVVSRFSEMGKYSWEDKQRLQYTGPISSDVGPQSDCQTCFQTIDSLSDPRASNKQNNVKSDSTRKTGNCEFFSTASGKPVQLTEESLKKARLLFSDIEEYNSSAHPSHCYAEVFSAGNKMAPGKCKQLMSSEERLPNTDVNSRLFCGFSTASGKQVHVSEKVLQKVTGFFKEIDDASSKDYFDGQNFQQDHISHVESPCLKVKADDEVISKSKLQENCSALYLTTSSPKDNPKITLSESHTEKYKQPVHLEKPFPYIKQTGPLERLQLCSNRMKTTKHNTVSEGNLDSYYPLYSQTPENDFATEASESAKAFMEDDDLTDSEVQKNKRVPGKTNLLLLNARTGKRRIEEENRVGEPPIKRKLLPEFDRSEGPNKSFLKASKTTPEDVMNDRKKFQYSIDLKPVISVPFSSSKERQEVLHPNLTNPDQDLKGPKRKSNGSQQDISTPSLSRPSASWTPFSKSLAKESKKTENHCIGQKPVKVFVPPFKTKSTVSEDEIPHSKKYDLPDNKDINRKEKTSPTKIQKSTIEPENISFEDSNATQISLGYSEFTGANSDLTKIVKDLQQARNLQEMRIIKKKRQRISPQLGHLYLVKTSPGACRIPLKDAVGKKLPGSYFSKQLYMFGVSKQCIKINSSNAEDFQFLIQDFFSKEYFLEKDGIQLADGGYLVPTDDGKAGKDEFYRALCDTPGVDPKLISKAWVYNHYRWIVWKLASMEVAFPQEFANKCLTPERVLLQLKYRYNVEVDKSRRSAIKRITERDDVAGKTLILCISKIIPLSSDVSHIYDKSTAVENKQEVAEVEVTDGWYGIMAVMDSALRSLLHRERLCVGQKIIVHGAELVGSQDACTPLEAPGSLMLKISANSTRRARWYAKLGYHWDPRPFCVPLSSLLSDGGTTGCVDVIIQRVYPTQWMEKLSTGHYVFRNERAEEREAAKHKENQQKTMQALLAKIQAKFEMKEDESKRSLRSRMLTRQQIRSLQDGAELYEAILNAPDPAYMEGYFSEEQLKALNSHRQMVNDKKQAQIEAEFRKAMESAEQEEHSCCRRDVTAVMKLRIADYGKEKTGKEVLLNIWRPSSHVHALLKEGCRYRIFQLVASQAKGKLETANLQLTAMKKTQYLQLPVSQEVLEHVYKPRECLSFNKISEPSFQTSCSEVDLVGYVVSLRKGTALGSSVLYLSDENHDLMAIQICRDFKQLAVEDIIVPSKLISASNLKWQPKFRSDIPTLFAGDLTAFSSNPKERHLQGKFNKLKNTVEKNSCFGNDAQQKLTNMLQVADPEAFNLPKGCGLNPFPSPWNSSARNIHSIATPTSELRHQGPMTVGKQNSTPSVPLDSGKMIQELQETSKNLKKRKAMDLLSQVPSPPPVKPISTFVSPSLKKAFQPPRSCDTQHARSLERTVCKPVKKASLKRLNETSFPLENNFVADEELAMINTQALLNNFPKERKVDFTD; encoded by the exons ATGGATAAGAAGAATGTTCCCACATCTAAGGGGAGATCATCTTTCTTCGAAATGTTCAAAACACAATGCAGTGAATCAG ACTTAGGACCAATAAGTCTCAACTGGTTTGAAGAGCTGAGTTCAGAAGTTCCACCATATGACTCCAGAATATCAGAAGATGCTGAATTTAAAGCTAGCTGCTTGGATCAATGCACTTTTAAGATGCCAAAGAAGAAGCTCTTTGCAAACAGCCAGTTTGCTTCAACACCAATGATTTTTAAAGAACAGAGTAAGATCTTACCGTTGTCTGGTTCACCCATGAAAGAAATGGATCAGAGCAAAACAGAAGCAG ACATACCTGTTAGTGAAGCTCCTGCAACAAGGACAAGAGTGGATCAATCAGATGATGTCATCAATCCTCCTTCAAACACCTGTCTCATGGCAAG CCCAGCTGTTTTAAGAAACATATGTGGAACACCTCTAGGAAATAAATCTG TGTTAAATGGAAGTTTGCTTTCTACACCGAAAATTTTTCAG GCTCAGACACCAAAATGCATTTCTGAAAGCTTGGGAGCAGAAGCAGATCCTGAAATGTCTTGGTCAAGTTCACTGGCTACACCCCCTACGCTTTCCCCAACAGTGCTAATAG CTACAAGAGATAAGGCAGTTTCTGGAAAAAAGCAACATAGTGAAAGACTTGCTTCG aTCATGCAAGAGCTTTTATCCAAGTATGGGAGAAGTCCTGATAAGAACAGTACAAACATACTGTCTACAACAGGAATAGAAAACTTGTGTTCAGAAGATGACCGCAAGAACCAAA ATTTTGGAAAATTATTAGGTAGCTGCTTTGGAACAGACATACTTCCCAGTAAGTTAAATCAAAATACACCAAATAAAGATGAAGAGTTGCACGAAGAATCTGACACTGCAGGAGAACCTGAGAGTATTTTTTCTGTATGCCTTACAAATGGCAAAACTTTCCACAGAGAAATGAGAACAGCCAAATGGAGAAAGAATAACTATGATAAAGCAAAACATGATGGTCTTCAAGAAAATAATGCAGTCAAAGGGGATTCTAAAGATGTCAATACAGAAACATATGAAACAGAGTTAAATTCCTCAAAGTATAATCTGCACAGAATGATCATTCCAGGTAGCAGAACACAAAACTACTGTGCTGATCAAATTAACATACGTGTCGAAGAAGAAATGCCATCTTCTGTACTCTCAGCATGGTCTCAGTTGGACTTGTCTGGTCTTGAAATAACACAGCTGGAAAAAGTGTCTTCATGTTCTAGTGTTTCACCTCCTAATATATATGCCAAGAGAAATTCTGAAGACCACATACCATCTACTTCCAAAGAGAATGCTCATACAAGTACTTTAGAATCACATATACTGAATACATCAAGTCTAATAAATGTCCACAAATTATTAAATGCTAATTCTCCAGAAAAACCAGCAGGTTCCAAAAATTCTTCAGCATCCATTGAAATGTTAAACAGCCCAGCCCTTATGAAAGGCTGTGAGACTAAGCAGGCCTCTGTCATAAATGactcagaaaatgcttccttctTAATGGAAAACACAACTTTAACAGACTTGGAAGTTCATAGCAGTTGCCATCATAAATACTCTAAAGAAAATGCCAAGATTTCCTCTGGCTCTCCTGGAGACAGTATTCTAACACCAGCTGCTGGTAATGGTAACGGACTTAGAAAGTCAGGCTTGACAACAATAAGTTCcctttccagttttaaaagaCGACCCAGAAAATTTGTTTATTCACTAAAAGATACTTCCGTGTGTCAGGAAGAAGGAACTACACAGACAGATGGATCTTTTTTTATGCCCTCTGGTACAGAATTGAAATCTTCCAACACTGAAGTTGATCAGACAGCCATTGGGAATGAAG GGCAAACTGAAGAACCTTCAAGTTGTAATGAGTATGCTGAAGAGACACAGAAAGTAGAATTTGAGAAAAAAAGGACTTGGACTAACTCAACCCCATTcaataaaaaaacaaccagaagaaCAGATCAATTATCAATTCTGTTAGACACAGACTGGAAAAATGAAACACATTTACCTTCTCACCTTATAGCTGCTAATCAAGGAAGAGAGTCAAGTGAAAACAGTGTCCACACAAGTAGTTGCAAAGAtacttcaggaaaagaaaatagtgaaaaatgtgccCACATCACAAGCTGCAATTCATCACGAGAAGAAAGTTTGCAGGAGTCTGAGTTGGCAAGGCAGACGTTGAAAAGGGGTAACAGGCAAGCACCTTTGGGATTAGTTGTACAGCATTCTTTGAATTGTAGCACTCAGATGGCTGAACTTGGGCATCTCTCCAAGGAAACATCAGAGCCTAATCTAGATGAGCCTTCCAACCTTGTTGGATTGGAGAAAAGTTTAGATCCGAGACAGCCTCTGCCAGATAATGATGAGCCAATGCAGTTAGGACATGCAAGTCATAAGGAGAAAAGTTTAGATCTGAGACAACCTCTGGGAAATAATTACAAGCAGATACAGTTGGAACATGCAAGTCATAACAAAAACCAAGGTTATGTGGGCTTCAAAACATCATCCAATAAACAGATAGCTCTCTCTGAAGACAATATCAGAAAAGGCAAATTGGTATTTAAAGACATAGAAAAAGAATCTCTTAAGGACTTTCCCTCTGAACAAATGCTGTATATTCCAAATAAAACTGTACAAGAAAATGCTAAAATTTCTTCAGTTAGGatgaataaatcaaacaaaagCATATCCAACCTCTCACATGTTTCTGATTCACAAATGAGTCTCATCAAATTAAGTGGTACAAAAAGAATGTTTTCTGAGTTTTTCCTAAATCCATCTTTTCAGAATGTGCTTAAACATCAGCAACCTGAGAGAAAACAAATTTTAACAGCAAGTGAAGAAGCAGAAGTTGCTGAGCTTTCTAATATACTGGAAGAAACGGGTAGTCAATTTGAATTTACACAGCTTAGAAAGCAAAGGGGCATGCTGCAGAATAGTGCTTGCAAAGAATCTGGAAGCACAGATAAACATGAAATAACTAAACTGGATCTAAATTCTGAAGCAtggaaagatgattttaaagaaaGCTGCAGATCAAAGCCTCAGAGAAACAGTGATCTATCTCCCCATAAGTATAGCAACACCCCTGAAGAATCTGCAGTACAGAAACATACCAATGAAGAGGCTACATTTAATTTGTCAAGCAGAAAACAATACAGGGAATGCTCTGTTCCAAATGCATTATCTCTGCATTGTAGCTTGTCTGATTTGGTGGAATGTAGGTCAGCTAGGAGAAAAGAAAGTCCTGTTTCTAGTGAGATCTTTAATAAACCTGCAGACTTAGTCAGGGATCTAGATGGAGTGGGTGAAATGCATAGCCTTCATAGAACAAAGTTAAAAAATAATTGTTCAAACAGATGTGATCCTTGCTGGAATGATCCTAAATATATTAAAGAAGCAGGCATTGACTGGCATCAGATGATCAACGCAGCAAGTGCTGAATATATGATGAAAAATAATGTCAGAGACACTGTTAACTTTATCAAAGAAAATATGGAAAAGAAGTCAAGTGGAACAGGCTACAATCAAGACAATATTATTAATGTTTCTACTACAACAGAGGTTAATCTAAAAATTGTTCAACAATATTCTATTCGTGTGACAGGAAATGACCTGTCAACCATTGAAAACAATCACAGCATATTAGTCTCACGTCACTTTATAAACCGTGAAGAGACTCAGTGTAATGATCTGCAAGAATCTCTGTCTGACCTCACATGTTTGGTTGAAGTTGCTAAAACTGAACAGAATTCCATTTTGAATAATATAGATGAAAAAGAAAACTTAAATTCTAATCAACAAGAGAAGAAAATAGAAGGTGGTTATTTAGTACACACCACAGCTGATCAGAACATTCTTGTCCCCCAGATAAGAAAGGATAAAGTGCTTCATGTGTTGGCTAGCTGCAGTGTAGGAGAACAGCTAGATGATGCATCATCAACTTCCTGTGAGAAGACTGACATTGGCAACAAAAAGGGAGCCATCACTCCAGTCAAAAAGAGTATTGGcttaaatcaaaatggaaacttaAAGCACAAGAGCACAATGGGATTCTGCACAGCCAGTGGTAAGCAAATTGCAGTCAGTGACAAATCTTTAGCAAAAGCAAGGTGTATTCTTTCAGACGACACTACTTTCTCAGAAAAGGATGGCCTTATTAGTAATTTTGTCAGCCCTGGCATTCAACACTcgataaaagaaaaagagaatgagGATATTACCCAAATACAAAACGAAAGTGAAGACAGATTTGAAGAGTATAATGAAGTTCTAAATATCAAAAATGCTTATGATAATTCTCTAGATCTGCTGCATGGTGACATTACAATTAAACCGTCTGAGAATCCTGAAACAGTTAAAAAACACACTCTGGAGATTAATACAtctgaacaaagaaaaaaatgtgacatAACAGAAGGCTTGGTAACAGAGAACAATCCAGCATGTACACCAAACACAACTGATGCTTTGAAAAATGCATTTGTGTCTTTTGATGACCAATATTTACATGTTGAAGAAGAATCTGGTATTTATGCAAGACAAGAGATTCAGAAGCTATCATCTAGAAATCCAAGTAATGTATTCATTCATAACAACAAGCATTGGGATTTAATTTCTTCAAAAACTAGTTCCCCTGTTTTAAAGAGTGAGTGTTCTGCTTTATGCCATTCATTGGATAACAATGACACAAATTCCAATACAGAGACTTTGATTTCTATGTCCCAAACAACATCACCAGAAATTTTTAATGCAGAAAAATGTATCACCTTGAAAGACATACCCCAAAATGTTGATTTTACATCCCAGAAATGCAACTTAAACTTATTAGAAACTAACAACTTACTGAAAGATTCATTTAGTGAAATATCTTCTTCAGCCTCCAACCTTTTAACATCTAGGCCAGTTGCATTCAGTAcagcaaatggaaaagctgtCAGAATTTCTGAGGAAGCATTAAAAAAGGTCAGACAGTTACTTCAAACCGACTGTTATGAATCCACAAAACAGAATACAGAATTTCACTCTGAAACTAGTAAACATGGTATTTTAGAAAGCTGCTCTGGTGCCTTAGGGACTTCAGAGAAAATTGCTGCAGAAAATTCAGTTGTATCCCGATTTTCTGAAATGGGGAAATATAGCTGGGAAGATAAACAAAGATTACAGTATACGGGGCCCATATCCTCGGATGTGGGGCCTCAGTCAGATTGTCAAACATGTTTTCAAACGATTGATAGCCTTTCTGATCCCCGGGCCTCCAACAAACAGAATAACGTCAAATCAGACTCTACTAGAAAAACTGGTAACtgtgagtttttcagcacagcaaGTGGTAAACCTGTACAGTTAACTGAAGAGTCGTTAAAGaaagcaagactgcttttttctGATATTGAAGAATATAATTCATCAGCTCACCCGAGTCACTGTTATGCTGAAGTATTTTCTGCTGGAAATAAAATGGCCCCTGGAAAATGTAAACAGTTAATGTCCTCAGAAGAGAGACTTCCAAACACTGACGTAAATTCACGATTATTTTGTGGCTTTAGTACAGCAAGTGGGAAACAAGTGCATGTCTCTGagaaagttctccagaaagttacAGGTTTCTTCAAGGAAATTGATGATGCTAGCAGCAAGGATTACTTTGATGGACAGAATTTCCAGCAGGATCATATTTCACATGTTGAATCTCCTTGTCTAAAAGTCAAAGCTGATGATGAAGTAATTTCAAAATCTAAACTGCAAGAGAACTGTAGTGCACTTTATTTAACCACAAGCAGCCCTAAAGATAATCCTAAAATAACTTTATCTGAGTCTCATACTGAGAAGTACAAGCAGCCAGTGCATTTGGAAAAACCTTTTCCATATATAAAGCAAACAGGACCTCTGGAAAGACTCCAGCTTTGCTCAAATAGAATGAAAACAACGAAACACAATACTGTTTCTGAAGGAAATTTGGATTCTTATTATCCTCTGTACTCCCAAACACCAGAAAATGACTTTGCAACAGAAGCTTCTGAAAGTGCCAAAGCATTCATGGAAGATGATGATCTCACTGATTCAGAAGTACAGAAAAATAAAAGAGTTCCTGGGAAAACTAATCTTTTGCTATTAAATGCAAGAACTGGGAAAAGGCGcatagaagaagaaaacagagttG gAGAACctcctattaaaagaaaattgtTACCCGAGTTTGATAGATCTGAAGGGCCCAACAAATCATTTTTGAAAGCTTCAAAAACTACTCCAGAAG aTGTGATGAATGACAGAAAGAAGTTCCAGTACAGTATTGATTTAAAGCCTGTAATCAGTGTCCCTTTCAG TTCTTCCAAAGAACGGCAAGAAGTTTTGCATCCAAATCTTACCAACCCAGACCAAGATCTGAAAGGACCCAAAAGGAAATCTAATGGCTCTCAGCAAGATATATCAACACCATCTTTGAGCAGACCATCAGCTTCTTGGACCCCTTTTAGTAAGAGCTTAGCTAAGGAAAGCAAGAAGACAGAAAATCATTGTATTGGTCAGAAACCTGTCAAAGTCTTTGTACCACCTTTCAAAACAAAGTCAACAGTTTCTGAGGATGAAATACCTCATAGCAAAAAGTATGACTTACCAGACAACAAAGATATTAATAGAAAGGAAAAGACAAGTCCCACAAAGATTCAGAAAAGCACCATTGAACCAGAAAACATTTCCTTTGAAGACAGTAATGCCACACAAATATCTCTAGGGTATTCAGAATTTACAGGTGCCAATTCAG ATTTAACCAAAATTGTAAAAGATCTTCAGCAAGCCAGAAATCTACAAGAAATGagaattataaagaaaaaaaggcaaagaaTTTCTCCACAACTAGGCCACCTGTATCTTGTGAAAACGTCTCCTGGAGCATGTAGAATCCCTTTAAAAGATGCAGTGGGCAAGAAATTGCCAGGTTCTTATTTCAGTAAACAG TTATATATGTTTGGTGTTTCCAAGCAGTGCATAAAAATTAATAGCTCAAATGCAGAAGATTTTCAGTTTCTCATCCAGGATTTTTTCAGTAAAGAGTATTTTTTAGAAAAAGATGGAATACAACTGGCTGATGGAGGCTATCTTGTTCCCACTGATGAcggaaaggcagggaaagatgaattCTACAG GGCTTTATGTGACACACCTGGAGTTGATCCAAAACTCATTTCAAAAGCCTGGGTCTATAACCATTACCGGTGGATCGTATGGAAATTGGCATCTATGGAAGTTGCGTTTCCACAAGAATTTGCCAATAAATGCTTGACTCCAGAAAGAGTGTTATTGCAGCTAAAATACAG GTATAATGTGGAAGTTGACAAAAGCCGTCGATCAGCCATCAAAAGAATAACAGAGAGGGATGATGTTGCTGGTAAAACACTCATATTGTGCATTTCTAAAATTATACCATTAAGTTCAGACGTGTCACACATCTATGACAAAAGCACTGCAGTGGAAAACAAACAAGAAGTGGCTGAGGTTGAAGTTACAGATGGCTGGTATGGGATCATGGCTGTCATGGATTCTGCTTTGCGGTCACTGTTGCATAGAGAAAGGCTGTGTGTGGGTCAGAAGATCATTGTACATGGAGCAGAACTTGTAGGTTCACAGGACGCTTGCACTCCCTTGGAAGCGCCAGGATCTCTAATGTTAAAG ATTTCAGCTAACAGTACTCGACGTGCACGATGGTATGCCAAATTAGGATATCATTGGGACCCCCGGCCTTTCTGCGTACCTTTATCATCCCTCCTTAGTGATGGTGGGACTACTGGTTGTGTTGATGTCATTATTCAAAGAGTTTATCCCACACAG TGGATGGAAAAGTTATCAACAGGCCACTATGTGTTTCGTAATGAACGAGCTGAAGAAAGAGAAGCTGCAAAGCATAAagaaaaccagcagaagaccATGCAAGCATTGCTTGCAAAAATACAAGCTAAATTTGAAATGAAAGAGG ATGAAAGCAAAAGATCACTGAGATCTCGCATGCTAACCAGACAACAGATTCGCTCCCTACAAGATGGTGCAGAGCTTTATGAGGCAATTCTTAATGCTCCTGATCCAGCTTACATGGAG GGCTATTTCAGTGAGGAGCAATTAAAAGCCTTGAACAGTCACAGGCAGATGGTAAATGATAAAAAGCAAGCACAGATAGAAGCAGAATTCAGAAAAGCAATGGAATCTGCTGAGCAGGAGGAGCATAGTTGCTGCAGAAGGGATGTAACTGCAGTAATGAAGCTACGTATTGCGGATTATGGAAAAGAAAAAACAGGCAAAG aggttctgttgaacatctggcgtCCATCATCACATGTTCATGCCCTCCTAAAGGAAGGCTGTCGATACAGAATCTTCCAGCTAGTCGCATCCCAAGCCAAAGGCAAGTTGGAGACAGCTAACCTACAGCTAACGGCTATGAAGAAAACTCAGTATCTGCAGCTGCCG GTCTCTCAGGAAGTTCTAGAGCATGTTTACAAACCAAGAGAGTGTCTGAGTTTCAACAAGATATCGGAGCCCTCTTTCCAGACATCCTGCTCTGAGGTGGATTTGGTGGGATATGTAGTTTCTCTCAGGAAAGGAACAG ctCTAGGTTCTTCTGTGTTGTATTTGTCAGATGAAAATCATGATCTGATGGCAATCCAGATCTGTAGAGATTTTAAGCAGCTTGCTGTTGAAGACATTATCGTTCCTTCTAAGTTGATTTCTGCAAGCAATCTTAAGTGGCAGCCTAAATTTAGATCAGACATTCCAACTTTATTTGCTGGAGATCTTACTGCATTCTCATCAAATCCAAAGGAAAGACATCTTCAAGGGAAAtttaataaattgaaaaatactgTAGAG AAAAACAGTTGTTTTGGCAACGATGCACAACAGAAGCTTACAAATATGCTTCAAGTAGCTGACCCAGAAGCATTTAATTTGCCCAAAGGATGTGGGTTgaatccttttccttctccctggaACTCTAGTGCAAGAAATATACATTCA ATTGCAACTCCTACCAGTGAACTAAGACATCAGGGCCCAATGACAGTAGGAAAGCAGAATTCAACACCATCAGTTCCACTAGACTCAGGAAAAATGATCCAAGAACTACAGGAAACTTCTAAGAAccttaaaaaaaggaaagcaatGGACCTGCTGAGTCAAGTACCTTCCCCTCCTCCAGTGAAGCCGATCAGCACATTTGTTTCTCCTTCTCTGAAAAAAGCATTCCAGCCACCTCGCAGTTGTGATACCCAGCATGCAAGATCATTAGAACGGACAGTGTGTAAACCTGTTAAAAAAGCTTCCTTGAAAAGGTTAAATGAGACTTCCTTTCCTCTTGAAAACAATTTTGTTGCTGATGAAGAACTTGCCATGATAAATACACAAGCCCTTCTAAATAACTTTCCAAAAGAGAGAAAAGTTGACTTCACAGATTAA